The Methanothermobacter tenebrarum genome window below encodes:
- a CDS encoding DUF2073 domain-containing protein gives MEGLRMDFLSSKALEDKSSIEKVSMIIERVKDGDILVLEGSLTPSEEAELIETTMREIDIENFVGIDIHTLEKDEKTLFGFSKKKTVGLTIIGPANVMKTVKKRSNFLSMIAKIGDSSASVH, from the coding sequence ATGGAAGGCTTAAGGATGGATTTTTTATCATCAAAGGCCCTTGAGGATAAAAGTAGCATTGAAAAGGTTTCAATGATCATAGAACGAGTGAAGGATGGTGACATCCTCGTACTAGAAGGGAGCCTCACACCCTCAGAAGAGGCTGAGCTCATCGAAACTACAATGAGGGAAATAGACATAGAAAACTTCGTGGGAATAGATATACACACTCTGGAAAAGGATGAAAAGACACTCTTTGGCTTCTCAAAGAAGAAGACAGTCGGACTCACCATAATCGGCCCAGCCAATGTCATGAAAACAGTGAAAAAGAGGTCTAATTTCCTTTCCATGATTGCGAAGATTGGTGATTCTAGTGCATCAGTGCATTAA
- a CDS encoding Era-like GTP-binding protein → MNTFFRRLLDKLLRRKRKVKIGLYGHPNSGKTTLANTICEDWIGRPLGVISDIPHETRSVYKQEEVVIEKDGAKLYFDIIDTPGVATKVDYKNFLKYGLSEREAKERAKEATKGIIEAIKWLDDVTGVLLVMDSTEDPLTQANITIIGNLEARKIPFLIIANKIDLPESSADRISAVFPQHTVVPISALHKENIEELYMEMVKKFR, encoded by the coding sequence ATGAATACTTTTTTCAGAAGATTATTAGACAAGCTGCTTCGAAGGAAGAGGAAAGTTAAAATAGGCTTATACGGGCATCCCAACTCAGGCAAAACTACACTAGCAAATACAATCTGTGAAGATTGGATTGGAAGACCCCTAGGGGTGATATCGGACATACCACATGAGACAAGGTCTGTCTATAAACAGGAGGAAGTCGTAATCGAAAAAGACGGGGCCAAATTATACTTTGACATTATAGACACTCCAGGAGTGGCTACAAAAGTCGACTACAAGAATTTCCTAAAATATGGACTGTCAGAGAGAGAAGCCAAAGAAAGGGCTAAAGAGGCCACGAAGGGTATAATAGAGGCCATAAAATGGTTGGACGACGTTACAGGGGTTCTTCTAGTTATGGACTCCACAGAGGATCCGCTAACACAAGCGAACATAACAATAATAGGGAACTTGGAGGCGAGGAAGATACCATTCCTTATAATAGCAAATAAGATAGACTTGCCAGAATCATCAGCAGATAGAATATCAGCAGTTTTCCCACAACATACCGTCGTGCCAATATCAGCATTACACAAGGAAAACATAGAGGAATTATACATGGAAATGGTGAAAAAATTTAGGTAG
- a CDS encoding metal-dependent hydrolase has protein sequence MKLRWFGHSAFEIVSEEGTKILIDPFISNNPNCDIPVEDLEADLIFVTHGHLDHLGDAMEIANRSKALLVGTHEISVFFSKQGLESEGMNIGGSLKFDNIKVTMVDAKHTSDIDFTDEIIPGGSACGFIFQLEDGQKIYHAGDTGLFTDMKTVIGEIYKPDIALLPIGDRYTMGPEDAIIAAKWISPKEVIPMHYNTFPVIEQDPSIFKEILEEETPIKVIILKPGETYKK, from the coding sequence ATGAAACTTAGATGGTTTGGCCATTCAGCATTTGAGATAGTATCGGAAGAAGGAACCAAAATACTCATAGACCCATTCATAAGCAACAACCCAAACTGCGACATACCAGTAGAGGATTTAGAAGCTGACCTAATCTTTGTAACACATGGACACTTAGACCACCTAGGCGATGCCATGGAGATAGCCAACCGAAGTAAGGCGCTGCTCGTAGGCACGCACGAAATCTCAGTCTTCTTCTCGAAACAGGGACTCGAAAGTGAAGGCATGAACATTGGAGGATCCCTAAAATTCGATAACATTAAAGTAACCATGGTAGATGCCAAACACACCTCTGACATAGACTTCACGGATGAAATAATCCCAGGGGGCAGCGCTTGCGGGTTCATATTCCAATTAGAAGACGGTCAAAAAATATACCATGCAGGGGACACGGGCCTATTCACCGACATGAAAACAGTTATCGGAGAAATCTACAAGCCAGATATTGCACTCCTACCAATAGGCGACCGCTATACCATGGGACCAGAGGATGCTATAATAGCAGCCAAATGGATATCCCCCAAGGAGGTCATCCCAATGCACTATAATACCTTCCCAGTCATAGAACAGGACCCTAGCATATTCAAGGAAATTCTAGAAGAGGAAACACCCATAAAAGTTATAATATTAAAGCCTGGTGAAACATACAAAAAATAG
- a CDS encoding radical SAM protein, translating into MLREYNVVVKDPRFVDVRVASVYPSFYRVAMSSLGYHIIYDFLNSREDVWCERFIYPYRGSFESSSLLGDFDIISFSIHYEEDYFRVLEMLHQGGLEPRKSRRRGGPLVVVGGPTVTANPLPLADFVDLFVIGEAEPVLDELVDTFIGLDDPRGELDEFKDIKGVYVPDNPVERVIVEDMDNACHPIRQIVSESDDPSFEPALGRSFLLGVSRGCVRGCRFCMSGYLYRPKRETSLGKLFDVAKRGKRATGLDSVSLIGAAASDYSRIDDLCEGLVDMGFRVSMPSLRIESVTENLLEVLARSGLKTVTLAPESTWKIRRRLNKPIRDDKVFEVTRMAIEKGLSVKMYFLIGTPGETLEDLKELANFIRGLSRLGPVKFSINPLVPKPHTPLQWEAFNLDDIKNRMSFLKSELRGLPVKMGSPRLALIQHVLSTGGHEVSKLIEAGWQGKTRLRDWMLKSRGRELGEELPWSKIDVGLRDDLIMEEYLKMKEDKLTSYCESGSCYKCLKRPCES; encoded by the coding sequence ATGTTGCGTGAGTATAATGTTGTTGTGAAGGATCCGCGTTTTGTGGATGTGCGGGTGGCTAGTGTCTATCCTAGTTTTTATAGGGTGGCTATGTCATCGTTGGGTTATCATATTATCTATGATTTTTTGAATTCTCGGGAGGATGTTTGGTGTGAGAGGTTTATTTACCCTTATCGTGGGAGTTTTGAATCTTCTAGTCTTCTCGGGGATTTTGATATTATAAGTTTTTCGATACATTATGAGGAGGATTATTTTAGGGTTCTTGAGATGTTGCATCAGGGTGGTTTAGAACCTCGTAAGAGTAGGAGGCGTGGGGGGCCTTTGGTGGTTGTTGGGGGTCCGACCGTAACTGCTAATCCTCTTCCTTTGGCGGATTTTGTTGATCTTTTTGTTATTGGGGAGGCCGAGCCTGTTTTGGATGAGCTGGTGGATACTTTCATTGGCTTGGATGATCCTCGCGGAGAATTGGATGAGTTCAAGGATATAAAGGGCGTTTACGTGCCTGATAATCCTGTTGAGCGTGTCATAGTTGAGGATATGGATAATGCTTGTCATCCGATTCGTCAGATTGTCTCCGAATCTGATGATCCTAGTTTTGAGCCGGCTCTTGGCCGTTCATTCCTCTTGGGGGTTTCTAGGGGTTGTGTTCGTGGTTGCAGGTTTTGCATGTCAGGGTACCTTTATCGTCCGAAGCGTGAAACATCCCTTGGTAAACTTTTTGATGTTGCAAAGCGTGGCAAGAGGGCCACCGGCCTTGATAGCGTATCATTGATAGGTGCTGCTGCATCTGATTATTCTAGGATAGATGATTTGTGTGAGGGATTAGTTGATATGGGTTTCAGGGTTAGTATGCCATCTCTCAGGATAGAGTCTGTGACAGAGAATCTCCTGGAAGTTCTTGCAAGAAGCGGCTTAAAGACTGTGACTTTAGCCCCAGAATCTACCTGGAAGATTAGGAGGAGGTTGAACAAGCCCATCAGGGATGATAAGGTTTTTGAGGTTACCAGGATGGCTATTGAGAAGGGTTTGTCTGTTAAAATGTATTTTTTGATCGGGACCCCTGGGGAAACCTTGGAGGATCTTAAGGAGCTTGCAAATTTTATAAGAGGATTGTCTAGGTTGGGGCCTGTTAAATTTAGTATAAACCCCCTTGTACCTAAACCTCACACGCCACTCCAGTGGGAGGCTTTCAACCTAGATGATATAAAGAATAGGATGAGTTTTTTGAAATCAGAACTGCGGGGTTTACCTGTTAAAATGGGGAGCCCAAGGTTGGCCCTTATACAACATGTGCTCTCTACTGGCGGACATGAAGTTTCAAAGTTGATAGAGGCGGGTTGGCAGGGTAAAACAAGATTGAGGGATTGGATGTTAAAATCTCGGGGTCGTGAACTTGGAGAGGAATTGCCATGGAGTAAAATAGATGTTGGTCTTAGGGATGATCTTATAATGGAAGAATATTTAAAAATGAAGGAAGATAAGTTAACATCCTATTGTGAATCGGGCTCATGTTATAAGTGCCTTAAGAGGCCATGTGAGAGTTGA
- a CDS encoding pyridoxal phosphate-dependent aminotransferase — MLMYARRLKGVSLSRIRKMFEVKGEDMINLGIGEPDFNIPEDSKKAIMDALEEGFTHYTPNKGILELREAIAEKLRVENNINRDPEDIIVTVGASEALYMCTQALIDKGDEVLIPDPGFLSYDACVKLAEGKPIPVPLEGKNFRMNPERVESLIGENTKAIILNSPSNPTGAVMEKDDTKAIAELAEEKNIIIISDEVYEKIIYEKKHYSPGQFTENAIIVNGFSKTYAMTGLRIGYLTAPTEIIEELLKIHQYNTACAPSISQAAALAALKGPQGAVDRMVAEFRRRRDLMFKRLNSMGIECNKPSGAFYMFPHVGDEIKFTNKALKAGVVVVPGSAFGPNGKNHIRFSYATSYEKIKEAMDRIEKIWM; from the coding sequence ATACTAATGTATGCTAGGAGATTGAAGGGTGTAAGTTTGTCAAGGATCCGTAAAATGTTCGAAGTCAAAGGAGAGGATATGATAAACCTTGGAATCGGAGAACCGGACTTCAACATCCCAGAAGATTCTAAGAAGGCTATAATGGACGCTTTGGAAGAAGGATTCACACACTACACCCCCAATAAGGGCATATTAGAGCTTAGGGAGGCTATAGCAGAAAAATTAAGGGTTGAAAATAATATCAATAGGGATCCTGAGGATATCATAGTAACTGTAGGGGCGAGTGAAGCACTCTACATGTGCACCCAAGCCCTAATAGATAAAGGAGACGAGGTCCTAATACCAGATCCAGGTTTTCTCTCATATGACGCTTGTGTGAAACTTGCAGAAGGCAAACCCATACCCGTACCCCTAGAAGGAAAAAACTTCAGGATGAACCCTGAAAGAGTGGAATCCTTAATAGGTGAGAATACAAAGGCCATAATATTAAATTCACCATCCAATCCCACAGGCGCGGTCATGGAAAAGGATGACACCAAGGCCATAGCAGAATTGGCAGAAGAAAAAAACATTATAATAATCTCAGATGAAGTCTATGAGAAGATAATCTATGAAAAGAAACATTACAGTCCAGGACAATTCACAGAAAATGCCATAATAGTGAATGGTTTCTCCAAAACATATGCAATGACAGGCTTGCGCATAGGCTATCTCACAGCCCCAACCGAGATCATAGAAGAACTCCTAAAAATCCACCAATATAACACCGCCTGCGCTCCATCAATATCCCAAGCAGCAGCCCTAGCAGCCCTAAAAGGCCCACAGGGGGCTGTTGATCGTATGGTGGCAGAATTCAGGAGACGTAGAGACTTAATGTTCAAGAGATTGAATAGCATGGGCATAGAATGTAACAAGCCAAGTGGGGCATTCTACATGTTCCCCCATGTAGGTGACGAGATAAAGTTTACAAATAAAGCCCTAAAAGCGGGTGTTGTTGTCGTCCCAGGGAGCGCATTCGGCCCTAATGGCAAAAACCATATAAGATTTTCATATGCAACATCCTATGAGAAGATAAAAGAGGCTATGGACAGAATCGAAAAAATATGGATGTGA
- the yjjX gene encoding inosine/xanthosine triphosphatase, translated as MKVKVGSQNPVKIKATKNVLEKIYTKVQVEGVKVDPGVPSQPIGLEQTIKGAINRARRAYQDCDLSIGIESGLLEAPYTLTGYIDLQWCATYNGKTITLGVSAGFEYPPKVIKEVLEGGKEVGDIMDKITGIQNLGEKTGAIYHLTKGLLDRTENTEQCILMAMIPRLNPKLYKIG; from the coding sequence ATGAAGGTCAAAGTCGGGTCACAAAACCCAGTTAAAATAAAAGCAACAAAAAATGTCCTAGAAAAAATCTACACAAAAGTCCAAGTCGAAGGAGTGAAAGTAGACCCAGGAGTCCCAAGCCAACCAATAGGATTAGAACAGACAATAAAAGGTGCCATAAACAGGGCCCGGAGAGCATACCAGGACTGTGACTTGAGTATAGGAATAGAATCCGGACTGCTCGAAGCACCTTACACTCTCACCGGTTACATTGACCTACAATGGTGTGCAACCTACAATGGCAAAACAATCACATTAGGAGTAAGCGCAGGATTTGAGTACCCACCAAAGGTCATAAAAGAAGTACTAGAAGGGGGAAAAGAAGTAGGAGATATAATGGACAAAATCACAGGAATACAAAACCTTGGAGAAAAAACAGGCGCAATATACCACCTCACCAAGGGCCTACTAGACCGGACAGAAAACACAGAACAATGTATACTAATGGCCATGATACCCCGCCTAAACCCAAAACTCTACAAGATAGGGTGA
- a CDS encoding class III signal peptide-containing protein — protein sequence MIFDEKGQGAAEYVLLFAAVIVFAILALWIYYSYFQDQNIFSTSEDLNSVRENLSAEN from the coding sequence ATGATATTTGATGAGAAGGGTCAGGGTGCAGCGGAATATGTTTTATTATTTGCGGCCGTTATAGTCTTCGCAATCTTAGCATTATGGATCTATTATTCATATTTCCAAGATCAGAATATTTTTTCAACTTCTGAGGACTTAAACAGTGTAAGAGAGAATCTCTCAGCCGAAAACTAG
- a CDS encoding DUF5379 family protein, with amino-acid sequence MDVDAKITAIHSLAGFIAAIISFIVSGGSIPVIGKNQALGTFIGLIILLLTGNIAERIFEREEVGGFKGWLSNGVLPFIFIWFMVWAILLTTTTI; translated from the coding sequence ATGGACGTTGATGCCAAGATAACAGCAATTCATAGCCTAGCAGGTTTTATAGCTGCTATAATCTCATTCATAGTATCAGGAGGTTCCATACCTGTGATCGGTAAAAATCAGGCGCTTGGAACATTTATAGGCCTTATTATCCTGCTCTTAACAGGGAATATTGCAGAGAGGATCTTTGAAAGGGAAGAAGTTGGCGGTTTCAAAGGATGGCTATCAAATGGTGTTCTCCCATTCATATTCATCTGGTTTATGGTATGGGCAATCCTACTAACCACAACCACGATCTAA
- a CDS encoding Flp family type IVb pilin: MRFLKDEKGQGAAEYILLFGGVIVIAIVALILYRSYFQGQNLSSKEDIQKVRTNLSGGTV; encoded by the coding sequence ATGAGATTCTTAAAGGATGAGAAAGGACAAGGAGCAGCAGAATACATACTACTATTCGGTGGCGTAATCGTCATAGCAATAGTAGCACTAATATTATACAGAAGCTACTTCCAAGGTCAAAACCTCAGTAGTAAAGAAGACATACAAAAGGTAAGAACCAACCTCAGCGGCGGTACAGTATAA
- a CDS encoding STT3 domain-containing protein, which yields MDERLKIYTIILIIFFTGFFTRLETVELKCMNSTEKAHFTDEKGLPYMYEPDSYYNYRLAANILNHGHPGDKIINGEPWDLHSCYPPGGPVDYPPLILWISIIFYKLLNIFTSIDFMEACFWLPAIIGPLAGIPTFFIVRRYVGDLPGLLAGILLVLAPFYFSRTLPGFFDTDMFNILFPVLIVFFFCKATETNKNYIGPIILSSISLAIFSLAWNGWPYIFCIIIISSIFYMIFLKIKGEEIVGFAKKVMAFIIISTLFTTLLRPPDYIPIFQGFFNMVFKPEYVGNWPNAYKSVSELQAPGFEGLLNIGLGLFGAIILGSIMLREKVRRVHLPHFSWYFFILILTWIILGSIAYFLSARFALLAIPPAMILVGLLIGIMNSYLKHSPFRRLNQYRKVLISFVVILLFTLSILQVSGTCFKPCLDDDFLLACAWIKNETSPSTVVITEWSYGSPLAALSQRPVLIDNTRQGNPRSYWVDHAFAVDNESLSIGIFSMLSTSGNKAIELLDKKTKNTSLTVTILDDILGVDKKEAEKILQEKYKMDPNFTKELLSYTHPTNKPFIILTCDDMILAGKWCVYYGFWDFNKSQGYNYTYSVGLSNDTGQIRHYTNNVTLNLEDGGLWQNKKPYNTIIKNGDSKRIIAGDDKSNFSIIVLLDKNWAIILDRSFQDSLFVKLVILKEETKHIKPIYKNNSTTIWAVK from the coding sequence GTGGATGAAAGGCTGAAAATCTACACAATAATCCTAATAATATTTTTCACGGGTTTCTTCACGCGTTTGGAAACAGTAGAACTTAAGTGTATGAACAGCACAGAAAAGGCGCACTTCACAGACGAAAAAGGCCTACCATACATGTACGAACCAGACTCCTACTACAACTACCGCCTCGCGGCCAACATATTAAACCACGGACACCCCGGGGACAAGATAATAAACGGCGAACCATGGGACCTCCATTCATGCTACCCTCCAGGAGGGCCAGTCGATTATCCCCCACTAATACTATGGATCTCGATCATATTCTACAAATTACTGAACATATTCACCTCCATTGATTTTATGGAAGCTTGTTTTTGGCTACCCGCGATCATAGGACCCCTAGCTGGAATCCCAACCTTCTTCATAGTTAGAAGATATGTTGGTGACCTTCCAGGTTTGCTGGCGGGAATATTATTGGTTTTGGCGCCATTCTATTTCTCCAGAACATTACCAGGATTTTTTGATACCGACATGTTCAACATCCTATTCCCAGTTCTTATCGTTTTCTTCTTTTGCAAAGCCACCGAAACAAACAAAAACTATATAGGGCCGATTATTTTATCATCTATCTCACTTGCAATATTCTCACTCGCATGGAACGGCTGGCCATACATATTCTGCATCATAATCATATCAAGCATATTCTACATGATATTCCTCAAAATCAAGGGAGAAGAAATAGTAGGTTTCGCCAAAAAAGTAATGGCTTTTATTATAATCTCTACTCTTTTCACGACATTGCTTAGACCACCAGATTATATCCCAATTTTCCAAGGTTTCTTCAACATGGTCTTTAAACCGGAATATGTTGGTAATTGGCCAAACGCTTATAAATCAGTGTCGGAGTTACAAGCTCCAGGCTTTGAGGGGTTATTGAATATTGGCCTTGGATTATTTGGGGCCATAATCCTTGGGAGCATCATGTTAAGAGAAAAGGTCAGAAGGGTTCATCTTCCACATTTTAGCTGGTATTTCTTCATTTTGATCCTAACATGGATTATTTTGGGTAGTATAGCATATTTTTTAAGCGCACGTTTCGCATTACTGGCCATACCACCAGCCATGATACTTGTCGGATTACTCATTGGAATCATGAATTCCTACCTTAAACATTCGCCATTTAGGCGATTAAATCAGTATAGAAAGGTTCTTATATCTTTTGTGGTAATTTTATTATTCACACTTTCCATTTTACAAGTATCTGGGACCTGCTTCAAACCTTGTTTAGATGATGATTTTCTACTTGCATGTGCTTGGATAAAAAATGAGACATCTCCATCCACTGTTGTAATTACAGAATGGAGTTATGGAAGCCCACTTGCGGCGCTTTCCCAAAGACCAGTACTTATCGATAACACGAGGCAAGGCAATCCTAGAAGTTATTGGGTTGATCATGCATTTGCAGTAGACAATGAAAGTTTATCCATCGGCATCTTCAGCATGCTATCTACAAGTGGAAACAAAGCCATAGAATTACTCGACAAGAAAACCAAGAACACAAGCTTAACAGTAACTATCCTAGATGATATACTTGGTGTTGACAAAAAAGAAGCAGAAAAAATACTCCAAGAAAAATATAAAATGGATCCAAACTTCACCAAGGAACTTCTCTCATATACCCACCCCACCAATAAACCATTCATCATACTAACATGTGATGATATGATATTAGCCGGAAAGTGGTGCGTCTATTATGGCTTCTGGGACTTTAACAAATCCCAAGGTTACAACTATACCTATTCTGTAGGTTTATCAAATGATACTGGCCAAATAAGACACTACACCAATAATGTTACACTAAACCTAGAGGATGGTGGGTTATGGCAAAACAAGAAACCATACAATACCATAATAAAAAATGGAGACTCCAAGAGGATAATAGCCGGTGATGATAAAAGTAATTTTTCCATAATAGTACTCTTAGATAAGAATTGGGCTATAATATTAGATAGAAGTTTTCAAGATTCACTCTTTGTAAAACTTGTAATACTCAAAGAAGAGACAAAACACATCAAACCGATCTACAAAAACAACTCCACCACAATCTGGGCCGTGAAATAA
- a CDS encoding phosphopantetheine adenylyltransferase, giving the protein MTKKYKLVAVGGTFDKFHKGHQTLLEKAFKVAETVAIGVTSDKFAAQKDPIEPCQTRIENLKKYLEKKGYENFYIEKLEDPYGPTINDKKFEAIIVSEETQPRAEKINKIREEKNLPPMDIITIKMVKAEDGQPISSTRIRRGEIDKKGKILK; this is encoded by the coding sequence TTGACAAAAAAATATAAACTAGTAGCAGTAGGGGGGACATTCGACAAATTCCACAAAGGCCACCAGACCCTACTAGAAAAAGCATTCAAAGTAGCGGAGACAGTAGCCATAGGAGTAACATCAGACAAATTCGCAGCCCAAAAAGACCCAATAGAACCTTGCCAAACCAGAATAGAAAACCTGAAAAAATACCTTGAAAAGAAAGGATACGAAAACTTCTACATAGAAAAACTAGAAGACCCCTACGGGCCCACCATCAATGACAAAAAATTCGAAGCCATAATAGTAAGTGAAGAAACACAACCACGAGCAGAGAAAATAAACAAAATCCGAGAAGAAAAAAACCTACCCCCAATGGACATAATAACAATAAAAATGGTAAAAGCAGAAGACGGCCAACCAATATCATCCACAAGGATTAGAAGAGGAGAAATAGACAAAAAAGGCAAAATACTCAAGTGA
- a CDS encoding class III signal peptide-containing protein has product MLEEEAQVSAEMILIIGALLIIVIVVGVYVRGIAGSIAGNITDVINGARDSTIQKL; this is encoded by the coding sequence ATGTTAGAGGAAGAGGCCCAGGTCAGCGCTGAGATGATATTGATCATCGGTGCACTACTGATCATAGTAATAGTTGTAGGTGTGTACGTCAGAGGTATTGCTGGTTCTATCGCCGGTAACATCACTGATGTAATTAACGGGGCCCGTGATTCCACCATCCAAAAACTATAA
- the rqcH gene encoding ribosome rescue protein RqcH, with product MKTMSNVDVFAVAHELNGLLKGARVDKAYQPLEDTIILRLHVKDEGRVDLLIQAGVRVHITRYPLENPMVPPSFPMLLRKHLRGGIIKKIEQYDFDRILELKIKRDRTYTLVVELFGKGNIILLDEDDRIIFPLRREVWSERKILPGETYKHPPKHAINPLEVDMDQLTQQIKESETDIVRTLARNGLGGLYAEEVLLKAGIQKNLPANRLNTDDIKKVYEAINETFKPLKKLDFTPNIIEDKDVVPLELEIYKNKKREYYNTYNEAADEFFAKKIREKIKREKEETWEDKIKKYEKRLKIQEETLKNYKRKAKESSLKGDLIYSNYKLIQNLLKTISKARKEYPYEEILKRLKKGKKEGIPEARLIESLDRKGKITIRIEDKTITLDATKSLEENAESYYEKAKKAKKKIGGVEDAIRQTKDKIEEIKEKREITLKKISLPEKRVKKKLKWFEKFRWFISSQGFLVLAGRDATTNEILVKKYMEDKDLYLHSDIHGAPSVIIKSKGEKIPENTIKEAAIFAASFSNAWKQGYSHLDVYWVHPNQVTKTPPPGEYVPKGAFVIKGRRNYIRSVPLEIAVGIIDYEGPRIMSGPINALKKHTRRYVIIKPGYTKKEAIAREILKRIDPDQLFTLEDIMRVLPPGKCDLV from the coding sequence ATGAAGACAATGTCAAATGTTGATGTGTTCGCAGTAGCCCATGAATTAAATGGACTATTAAAGGGTGCGAGGGTTGATAAAGCCTACCAGCCATTAGAGGATACCATAATTTTAAGATTGCATGTTAAAGATGAGGGTAGAGTGGATCTTCTTATACAAGCTGGTGTAAGGGTGCATATAACACGTTACCCTTTAGAGAATCCGATGGTACCCCCATCATTTCCAATGTTATTGCGCAAACACCTCAGAGGTGGAATAATAAAAAAGATCGAACAATATGATTTTGATAGAATATTGGAATTGAAGATAAAAAGGGATAGGACATACACCCTAGTAGTTGAATTATTTGGTAAAGGTAACATAATACTCCTAGACGAAGACGATAGGATAATATTCCCGCTTAGGAGGGAGGTGTGGAGTGAGAGGAAAATCCTACCAGGAGAAACTTATAAGCATCCCCCAAAGCATGCCATAAACCCACTAGAAGTTGACATGGATCAGCTAACCCAACAGATAAAAGAATCAGAAACTGACATCGTAAGAACCCTTGCACGTAATGGACTTGGGGGTTTATACGCCGAGGAAGTTCTCCTAAAGGCCGGAATCCAGAAGAACTTGCCAGCGAACAGACTAAACACAGATGATATTAAAAAAGTTTATGAAGCAATTAATGAGACCTTCAAACCCCTCAAAAAGTTGGATTTCACACCTAACATCATCGAAGACAAAGATGTTGTACCACTAGAACTTGAAATATACAAGAACAAAAAAAGAGAATATTACAACACCTATAATGAAGCCGCTGACGAATTTTTCGCGAAAAAAATCCGAGAAAAAATAAAAAGGGAAAAAGAAGAAACATGGGAAGACAAAATAAAAAAATACGAAAAGAGGCTGAAAATACAAGAGGAAACCCTTAAAAATTACAAAAGGAAAGCCAAAGAATCCTCCCTAAAGGGCGACCTAATCTACTCAAATTATAAACTAATCCAAAACCTACTCAAAACCATATCAAAGGCCAGAAAAGAATACCCATACGAGGAAATACTTAAAAGACTGAAAAAGGGTAAAAAAGAGGGCATACCAGAAGCCCGGCTAATAGAATCACTCGACAGAAAAGGCAAGATCACAATAAGAATAGAAGACAAGACAATAACCCTAGACGCGACAAAAAGCCTCGAAGAGAACGCCGAATCATACTATGAAAAGGCCAAAAAGGCCAAGAAGAAAATAGGCGGAGTCGAGGATGCTATCCGCCAAACTAAGGATAAAATAGAGGAGATCAAGGAAAAGAGGGAGATAACACTCAAGAAGATAAGCCTACCAGAAAAGAGAGTGAAAAAGAAACTTAAATGGTTTGAAAAATTCAGATGGTTCATCTCATCCCAAGGATTCCTAGTATTGGCTGGTAGAGACGCCACAACCAATGAGATACTCGTGAAAAAATACATGGAAGACAAGGACCTCTACCTCCACTCAGACATCCACGGCGCCCCATCAGTCATAATAAAAAGCAAAGGCGAGAAAATACCGGAAAATACGATAAAAGAAGCAGCAATATTCGCAGCATCATTTTCTAACGCGTGGAAACAAGGCTACAGTCACCTTGACGTTTATTGGGTTCACCCCAATCAAGTGACAAAGACACCACCACCAGGAGAATACGTACCAAAGGGGGCCTTCGTAATAAAAGGTCGACGAAACTATATAAGGAGCGTCCCACTTGAAATAGCAGTTGGCATAATAGACTATGAAGGTCCAAGGATCATGAGCGGCCCTATAAACGCCCTTAAAAAACACACTAGAAGATATGTTATAATAAAACCCGGTTACACTAAAAAAGAGGCCATAGCCAGGGAGATACTTAAAAGGATAGACCCTGATCAGCTTTTCACCCTTGAGGATATTATGAGGGTTCTCCCACCTGGGAAGTGCGATCTCGTCTAG
- a CDS encoding Zn-ribbon domain-containing protein — MHQCINCGAKYKNVAELSDGCPKCGGRYFKYTHKKRQENKSPDGSIETIMIHENGIYEVNLTPLLEDDSIIVSDEEGKYVIDLNFLLKKHLKKRS, encoded by the coding sequence GTGCATCAGTGCATTAACTGCGGTGCCAAGTATAAAAATGTTGCAGAGCTCTCAGATGGATGCCCCAAGTGTGGTGGCAGATACTTCAAGTACACCCACAAGAAGAGGCAGGAGAATAAAAGTCCAGACGGTTCCATAGAAACTATAATGATACATGAAAATGGCATCTACGAGGTTAATTTGACGCCTCTGCTCGAGGACGATTCCATAATAGTATCAGATGAAGAAGGAAAATATGTTATAGACTTAAATTTCCTCCTGAAAAAGCACTTGAAAAAAAGATCCTAG